From Lewinellaceae bacterium:
CTGCGGCCTCAACCCTTCGTCCCTGACCCGCTTGGCCACCTCGGAACGCATGGCGTTGTACATATTTTCCGACTGCAGCGACATATAGTACCAGCGCATCTCCTTGAGATCCTTTTGCAGCACCTGTATCTCCCGGACATTGCGTTCGGCCAGATGGGCGTTGGCTATGTATACAGTAGCCAGAAAGCCCAGAAAAAGGACGAAGGCCATGTTGTTCAGGACGAGCCGGGACGTCCAGAATCCGATATCAAAAACCGACTTGAGGTCTCTTCGCTTGGCCATGCACTTAAAGTTTTTCTCCCACCCTCAGGCTGGCGCTGCGCGCCCGGGGGTTTCGGCGGATTTCCTCCTCCGAGGGTGTCACCCCCTTTTTGGCAATGACTTTAAACGGGCGTTGGATATTGCCGAAAAAGTCTTTTTCCTGCCGCCCTTCAAAGTTACCCGCTTTCAGGAAATTTTTCACCATCCGGTCCTCAATAGAATGATAAGTAATGACCGCCAGCCTGCCGCCGGGTTTGAGTACGTCCAGAGCTTGTTCCAGAAACTCCTTCAGGGCGCCCATCTCGTCGTTCACTTCAATGCGCAGGGCCTGAAACACCTGAGACAGATAGCGGGCCCGATGCCCCCGGACGATTGGTTCCACTACTGCCAGGAACGCCCCGATGGTTTCGATCGGGCGGTGTTCCCGTTCTTCGGCGATGCGCTGGGCCAGCGTTCTGGCGTTGCGCACTTCCCCATAGCGGCTGAATACCTCCTGCAATGCATCCGGCCCGTAGGAATTGACCACCGTTGCGGCCGTTTTTTCCTGTTGCCGGCTCATGCGCATATCCAGTGCGGCGTCGAAGCGGTAGGAAAAGCCCCGTTCCGGCACATCCAGCTGATGAGAAGAAACTCCCAGGTCGGCCAGGATGCCGTCCACCTCATTTATACGGTGCAAGCGCAGAAAGCGTTTCATGAACCGAAAATTGTGGTGAACGAAAGTAAACCGTTCATCGCCCGGCACGTTTGCCAGCGCATCCTCGTCCTGGTCGAAACCCAGCAGGCGCCCTTCCGGCCCCAGCTTTTCAAGGATAAGGCCGGAGTGGCCGCCGCCCCCGAAGGTAGCGT
This genomic window contains:
- the rsmH gene encoding 16S rRNA (cytosine(1402)-N(4))-methyltransferase RsmH; this encodes MAYHEPVLASESIGALAIRPEGVYVDATFGGGGHSGLILEKLGPEGRLLGFDQDEDALANVPGDERFTFVHHNFRFMKRFLRLHRINEVDGILADLGVSSHQLDVPERGFSYRFDAALDMRMSRQQEKTAATVVNSYGPDALQEVFSRYGEVRNARTLAQRIAEEREHRPIETIGAFLAVVEPIVRGHRARYLSQVFQALRIEVNDEMGALKEFLEQALDVLKPGGRLAVITYHSIEDRMVKNFLKAGNFEGRQEKDFFGNIQRPFKVIAKKGVTPSEEEIRRNPRARSASLRVGEKL